Proteins from one Argopecten irradians isolate NY chromosome 15, Ai_NY, whole genome shotgun sequence genomic window:
- the LOC138308755 gene encoding ATPase inhibitor B, mitochondrial-like — MALRLPSFIRTFGTFGVRAMSTGEAGSGAGKGGGTGGSIRDAGGSFGKMEAAHEEQYMRKLAQEQLKHLKDHHDEKEIRQHEVSLFIPELSFINMYHERTLQSTRIANRSHQQGLVILTGDSVSQLDQRQLFTPSIVTDFDQR; from the exons ATGGCACTGCGACTTCCAAGTTTTATTAGGACGTTTGGAACGTTCGG TGTGCGGGCCATGAGCACAGGAGAGGCAGGCTCTGGTGCAGGAAAG GGCGGTGGCACCGGAGGCTCCATCAG GGATGCCGGTGGCAGTTTTGGCAAGATGGAAGCTGCACATGAAGAGCAGTACATGAGAAAACTG GCCCAGGAACAGTTAAAACACCTGAAGGATCACCACGACGAGAAGGAGATCAGACAACACGAAGTAAGTCTGTTTATACCAGaattatcatttattaatatgtaCCACGAACGAA CTTTACAATCAACAAGAATTGCCAACAGGTCACACCAGCAGGGACTGGTCATTCTTACGGGAGATTCAGTTAGTCAACTGGACCAGCGCCAACTATTTACCCCGTCAATTGTAACTGACTTTGACCAGCGCTGA